From Alteromonas sp. RKMC-009, one genomic window encodes:
- the gspF gene encoding type II secretion system inner membrane protein GspF gives MAAFSYKAVNASGRNKQGVLEGDNARQVRQQLREKGLIPLEVELVAEKSGGKSQGFSLFRPRISAADLSLITRQLSTLIESALPIEEALLAVAEQSEKPRHKNMMMAVRSKVVEGHGLADAMNQFPGVFDELYRAMVAAGEKSGHLDVVLNRLADYTERRQQTRSQITQALVYPSIMLVFAIGVISLLLTIVVPKIVGNFTNMGQELPAITQFLIDLSEWMQSYGLIVLLLIFILIAAGNRLVQQPAMKLKYHQLILRLPVVGKVSKSLNTARFARTLSILTSSAVPLLEAMRISADVLQNQHIKNQINEAAVNVKEGSSLRAALDNTRMFPPMMMHMIASGEKSGELQQMLGRAADNQEREFETQVSISLKIFEPMLIVVMALVVLFIVMAILQPILAMNKMVNI, from the coding sequence CAGCAATTGCGTGAAAAAGGGCTTATCCCCTTAGAAGTTGAACTGGTAGCGGAAAAATCCGGCGGGAAATCACAGGGCTTTTCTCTGTTCCGTCCGCGTATTTCAGCCGCGGATCTGTCGTTGATCACCCGTCAGCTCTCTACCCTCATTGAATCTGCCCTGCCTATCGAAGAAGCGTTACTGGCGGTGGCGGAACAAAGTGAAAAACCCCGTCATAAAAATATGATGATGGCAGTTCGTAGTAAAGTAGTGGAAGGTCATGGTCTTGCAGATGCCATGAACCAGTTCCCCGGGGTGTTCGACGAACTCTACCGCGCTATGGTGGCAGCCGGTGAAAAATCCGGTCACCTTGACGTAGTATTAAACCGTCTTGCCGATTACACGGAACGAAGACAGCAAACCCGTAGTCAGATAACCCAGGCGCTGGTGTACCCGTCCATTATGCTGGTGTTTGCCATTGGTGTTATTTCACTGCTGCTGACCATAGTCGTGCCTAAAATTGTGGGTAACTTTACAAACATGGGGCAGGAGCTGCCGGCCATCACTCAGTTTCTTATCGATTTGAGTGAATGGATGCAGAGTTACGGTCTGATTGTTTTACTGCTGATTTTCATTCTGATTGCCGCAGGTAACCGGCTTGTGCAACAGCCTGCCATGAAGTTGAAATATCATCAGTTAATATTACGCTTACCCGTGGTCGGAAAAGTCAGTAAAAGCCTGAATACCGCGAGGTTTGCCCGCACATTGAGTATTTTGACATCCAGTGCGGTTCCGCTGCTTGAAGCCATGCGCATTTCAGCGGATGTGCTGCAAAATCAGCATATCAAGAATCAAATAAACGAAGCGGCGGTCAATGTAAAAGAAGGCAGCAGCTTACGGGCAGCGCTGGATAACACCAGGATGTTTCCTCCGATGATGATGCACATGATTGCATCCGGCGAGAAATCCGGTGAATTACAACAAATGCTGGGCCGCGCTGCGGATAACCAGGAACGGGAATTTGAGACACAGGTCAGTATTTCCCTGAAAATTTTTGAACCTATGTTGATTGTGGTGATGGCTCTTGTGGTGCTGTTCATTGTAATGGCCATCCTGCAACCGATTTTAGCTATGAACAAAATGGTGAATATCTAA
- the gspG gene encoding type II secretion system major pseudopilin GspG, with protein sequence MRRHAGFTLIEVMIVLVIIGIIASMVLPNVIGNQEIAQKKKAAVDIQQLEGAIAMYKMQANRFPTTEQGLEALVQAPTIEPIPKNYPKGGIIQRLPEDPWGNPYQFMSPGEMGDYDIYSNGPDGEPGTDDDIGTWNVNEYL encoded by the coding sequence ATGAGAAGACATGCCGGTTTTACCCTGATTGAAGTCATGATCGTACTGGTGATCATCGGCATCATCGCTTCAATGGTATTACCCAACGTTATCGGCAATCAGGAAATCGCTCAGAAGAAAAAAGCAGCGGTAGACATTCAGCAGCTTGAAGGTGCTATTGCCATGTATAAAATGCAGGCAAACCGCTTCCCGACCACGGAACAGGGCCTTGAAGCACTGGTTCAGGCTCCGACTATCGAACCCATTCCGAAAAACTATCCCAAAGGCGGCATCATTCAGCGCCTGCCGGAAGATCCCTGGGGCAATCCTTACCAGTTCATGAGCCCGGGCGAAATGGGCGACTACGACATTTACTCTAACGGTCCTGACGGCGAACCGGGTACAGATGATGACATCGGTACATGGAACGTAAACGAATACCTGTAA
- the gspH gene encoding type II secretion system minor pseudopilin GspH — MKQPRHTLQRHLQCGFTLLELMLVMALMGLAATYVVFNVFTVSQSDQLKKEAQRLQVLVDMASDYAVLNQRQLGLRIGQADHEYYFVFLNDEDEWQKIDDEKLYAPHTLAEPFTFALNLDDLPWDTEDQLFDREVFDENFSLDDAGVEIGNEEDKKLPPPQVLIMSSGEVTPFTLVFSYEPSFSTDAPAYFQLLNQDVPPLTLNGPLEQPPE, encoded by the coding sequence ATGAAACAGCCCCGGCATACATTACAGCGGCATTTGCAGTGCGGGTTTACGTTACTCGAACTGATGCTGGTAATGGCATTAATGGGGCTGGCTGCCACTTATGTGGTATTCAATGTTTTTACTGTCAGTCAGTCTGATCAATTAAAAAAAGAAGCTCAGCGCCTGCAAGTGCTGGTTGATATGGCCAGCGACTATGCAGTACTGAACCAGCGCCAGTTGGGATTACGCATCGGGCAGGCGGATCATGAATACTATTTTGTGTTTCTGAACGACGAAGACGAATGGCAAAAAATCGATGATGAGAAGCTGTACGCGCCTCATACCCTCGCGGAACCTTTCACCTTTGCACTGAACCTGGACGATCTTCCCTGGGATACAGAAGATCAGTTATTCGACCGTGAAGTATTCGATGAAAATTTCTCACTGGATGACGCCGGTGTGGAAATCGGAAACGAGGAAGATAAAAAGTTGCCGCCTCCGCAGGTTCTGATTATGTCCAGTGGTGAAGTCACGCCGTTTACCCTGGTGTTCAGCTATGAACCCTCATTCAGCACCGACGCACCGGCGTATTTTCAGTTATTAAATCAGGATGTGCCGCCGCTTACGCTTAATGGTCCGCTGGAGCAGCCACCAGAATGA
- the gspJ gene encoding type II secretion system minor pseudopilin GspJ, with the protein MQRGFTLVEILIAIAIFAFIGVASTAVLTTVIDSDELSSARFEKFQRLQRAVTTIERDMQQAVPRAVRTDGQANTIVMRGGESDESDNDGLAFVRSGWQNPQMMLPRSTLQAVAYRVRDGKLERLYTNYVDNVVGTEPKVRVLLEDISEFKIEFIADIDEEENSLSDNDELNWRESFVGATLPKAIAFEFVSDDFGRIRREFTLSGASL; encoded by the coding sequence ATGCAACGGGGATTCACGCTGGTTGAAATACTCATTGCCATCGCTATCTTTGCCTTTATCGGCGTGGCGTCTACGGCAGTGCTGACCACGGTTATCGACAGCGATGAACTGTCTTCTGCCCGGTTCGAAAAGTTTCAGCGCCTGCAACGCGCTGTCACCACCATCGAGCGGGATATGCAGCAGGCTGTGCCGCGGGCAGTACGCACCGACGGTCAGGCAAACACCATTGTTATGCGTGGCGGTGAGTCAGATGAAAGCGATAATGACGGCCTCGCTTTTGTGCGCAGCGGCTGGCAAAACCCGCAAATGATGTTGCCGCGAAGCACTCTGCAGGCCGTGGCCTACCGTGTAAGAGACGGCAAACTGGAACGGCTGTACACCAATTACGTGGATAATGTAGTGGGCACAGAGCCGAAAGTGCGCGTGCTGCTGGAAGATATCAGCGAATTTAAAATTGAATTTATTGCCGATATTGATGAAGAAGAAAACTCCCTGTCAGACAACGACGAACTGAACTGGCGTGAGAGTTTTGTCGGAGCCACCCTGCCCAAAGCCATCGCGTTTGAATTTGTCAGCGATGATTTTGGCCGCATCCGCCGTGAATTTACCCTCAGCGGAGCCAGCTTATGA
- the gspK gene encoding type II secretion system minor pseudopilin GspK: MKGLQKQRGVALIIVFMIVAIVVVIATDMGSRLQIQIQRAANLKDNNQAYWYAMGAEAFARKSIKTIFDETGDKIVITQPWSQKFAYPLDNGGIEAQLEDAQSCFNLNALGESDDNNNQSSATQTTEVMEAFGRMLEATGDNIDNYTAETVRDSLADWLDSDSRMRTYGAEDSEYESREHPYLAANSLMTNQSELRLINGVSPVWLNAILPLVCVLPEDTALAINVNTLTEERAAILAGLTGLDMSQATSLISSRPQDGWADVDSFLGEPVLAALDLSDEQRSWFTVTTGYFILHTKTSYNKATFSLSTLFKAQGGENVSVIRREFGGVK; the protein is encoded by the coding sequence ATGAAGGGGCTTCAAAAGCAGCGTGGCGTAGCACTTATCATCGTATTTATGATTGTCGCTATCGTCGTGGTTATAGCTACAGACATGGGCTCCCGCCTGCAAATACAAATTCAGCGGGCTGCTAACTTAAAAGATAACAATCAGGCTTACTGGTATGCCATGGGAGCAGAAGCCTTTGCCCGCAAGTCGATTAAAACCATTTTTGATGAAACCGGCGATAAAATTGTCATTACCCAGCCCTGGTCGCAAAAATTTGCTTATCCGCTCGACAATGGCGGCATTGAGGCGCAGCTGGAGGACGCCCAAAGCTGCTTCAACCTGAATGCGCTGGGTGAAAGTGACGATAACAACAATCAGAGCAGTGCGACGCAAACAACTGAAGTCATGGAAGCTTTCGGTCGTATGCTCGAGGCCACCGGAGATAACATCGACAATTACACCGCAGAAACTGTCCGCGACAGTCTGGCTGACTGGCTCGACAGCGATTCACGCATGCGTACCTACGGTGCTGAAGACAGTGAATATGAAAGTCGTGAGCATCCTTATCTGGCTGCCAACAGCTTAATGACCAATCAATCGGAGCTGAGGCTTATAAACGGTGTCAGCCCGGTGTGGTTAAATGCTATTCTGCCTCTTGTGTGCGTGCTGCCGGAAGATACCGCTCTGGCTATCAATGTGAATACGCTCACAGAAGAGCGGGCGGCTATTCTGGCGGGACTCACCGGACTGGATATGTCTCAGGCCACCAGCCTTATCAGCAGCCGGCCACAGGATGGCTGGGCCGACGTTGACAGTTTTCTGGGTGAGCCCGTGCTGGCGGCACTGGATTTAAGTGATGAACAGCGGAGCTGGTTCACCGTGACCACCGGATATTTTATTTTGCATACGAAGACCAGCTACAATAAAGCCACTTTTTCGCTCAGTACGCTGTTTAAAGCTCAGGGTGGAGAGAACGTAAGCGTTATCCGACGTGAATTTGGAGGAGTAAAGTAA
- the gspL gene encoding type II secretion system protein GspL translates to MEQLLVRLGSRHEDPVQWLVWSGGEQEIIASGELPDASQLTTLKERAGQRAVIALAPASDVLLRWVTLPPRASRKVLTAIPFMLEDELAQDIHKQFFAMGPKKGDQQAVAVVSREKMDEWQQWLSDAGLFCDKLIPDVLAVPHTPGAWSVLTIGDALLVREDEWQGMQGELSWLLPAFASQLRRSDTLVPVKNYSDIDLVSVPNADIQQTELELPMHILATEAVKTDFNLFQGDYRIKRKKAGQWHQWRVAAVLAVVALTTSLIDKGVSIYQLKQENARLSAQIDQVVKAGFPGLGPYRDLRLKIRSEMASMEQGGGGASMLVMMDQLTNAFSSSQIKPQTLRFDASRTEIRMQAQGRNFESLEQFRRQAETAGFEIEQGAINNRDDMVIGTVAIRG, encoded by the coding sequence ATGGAACAATTACTGGTCAGGCTGGGCTCCCGGCATGAAGATCCGGTGCAGTGGCTGGTATGGTCGGGCGGTGAACAGGAGATCATTGCGTCCGGCGAATTACCTGATGCCTCGCAACTTACCACCCTGAAGGAACGCGCAGGCCAACGTGCCGTTATTGCTCTGGCACCTGCCAGTGACGTGTTATTGCGTTGGGTGACACTTCCTCCCCGCGCCAGCCGTAAAGTACTCACCGCAATCCCTTTCATGCTGGAAGATGAGCTGGCACAGGATATCCACAAACAGTTTTTTGCCATGGGTCCGAAAAAAGGTGACCAGCAGGCAGTTGCTGTTGTCAGCCGTGAGAAAATGGATGAATGGCAACAATGGCTGAGTGACGCAGGGTTATTTTGCGACAAACTCATTCCTGATGTTCTGGCTGTACCCCATACGCCGGGTGCCTGGAGCGTACTGACTATCGGTGATGCATTGCTGGTCCGTGAAGACGAATGGCAGGGGATGCAGGGGGAACTGAGCTGGTTGCTTCCGGCGTTCGCAAGCCAGTTACGTCGTTCAGATACCCTGGTGCCGGTGAAAAACTATTCCGACATCGATTTAGTCTCAGTACCAAATGCAGATATCCAGCAAACAGAGCTGGAATTGCCCATGCACATACTGGCAACGGAAGCCGTTAAGACAGACTTTAATCTGTTTCAGGGCGATTACCGCATTAAACGTAAAAAGGCCGGTCAGTGGCATCAGTGGCGGGTCGCCGCAGTACTGGCGGTTGTCGCTCTTACCACCAGCCTCATTGACAAAGGCGTGAGTATTTATCAGCTCAAGCAGGAAAATGCCCGCCTGAGTGCACAAATCGATCAGGTTGTTAAGGCCGGATTTCCCGGGCTGGGTCCTTACCGGGATCTCAGGCTGAAGATCCGCAGTGAAATGGCATCAATGGAACAGGGAGGCGGTGGCGCTTCCATGCTGGTGATGATGGATCAGCTCACTAATGCGTTCTCCTCATCACAAATCAAACCGCAAACGTTGCGTTTTGATGCCTCAAGAACGGAAATCCGTATGCAGGCACAGGGCAGAAATTTTGAGTCGCTGGAGCAGTTCCGCAGGCAGGCTGAGACCGCCGGATTCGAAATAGAGCAGGGTGCAATTAATAACCGCGATGATATGGTCATCGGTACAGTCGCGATACGGGGTTGA
- the gspM gene encoding type II secretion system protein GspM, with amino-acid sequence MMKLMDKYRALSEREQRLVIITGVVMIIAMFYWLIWQPLSDGLAQEKARLDNQQELLLWVQENANRAQQLRRSGGIKTFNGSLPQAVNTTSARFKIAIARMQPQDEQIQVTVDEAPFNDVLAWLQTMEEMGILILQADLAEGNAPGMIRIRRLQLGK; translated from the coding sequence ATCATGAAGTTAATGGATAAATACCGTGCATTGAGTGAGCGTGAGCAGCGCCTGGTGATCATTACCGGTGTGGTCATGATTATCGCAATGTTCTACTGGCTGATCTGGCAACCCTTATCTGACGGATTAGCGCAGGAGAAAGCCCGTCTTGATAACCAGCAGGAGTTGCTGCTGTGGGTGCAGGAGAATGCAAACCGTGCACAACAACTTCGTCGCAGCGGCGGGATTAAAACCTTCAATGGCTCACTGCCACAGGCGGTCAATACTACCTCGGCCCGTTTTAAAATCGCCATAGCCCGTATGCAGCCCCAGGACGAACAGATTCAGGTGACGGTGGATGAAGCGCCGTTCAATGATGTGCTGGCATGGCTGCAGACCATGGAAGAAATGGGGATCCTCATTCTTCAGGCAGATCTGGCCGAAGGGAACGCCCCCGGCATGATCCGCATTCGTCGACTGCAATTGGGTAAATAA
- a CDS encoding type II secretion system protein N translates to MKSKILWTLAAVFVFLFFVVAYMPAVHLIQSQTLPKGVKIYGVSGTVWHGKAQAVVVEGIPVTNVEWDIAGLPMLIGSVHADIKGGNLRDSDEVSFKGELRTSLLNPETVESDDFLLFLPVDRVLAEVQLPLPVNAGGRFRARVEALSFGPDCNELTGFGDWLNATVAGTRGPIDFGNYSAQLRCVGKGIGITVKEPNMLGLSLDAILEQGFSNFSIKGKFKPDPSLPEEVHQAAAIFGAPGPDGYTEIQL, encoded by the coding sequence ATGAAATCGAAAATACTCTGGACCCTCGCCGCTGTTTTTGTGTTTCTTTTCTTTGTGGTGGCTTACATGCCCGCCGTCCACCTTATACAGAGTCAGACACTCCCTAAAGGCGTAAAGATTTATGGTGTCAGCGGTACTGTCTGGCACGGTAAAGCGCAGGCGGTGGTTGTAGAAGGCATTCCGGTAACCAACGTGGAATGGGATATTGCGGGCTTACCCATGCTGATTGGCAGCGTGCACGCCGATATTAAAGGCGGCAATTTACGTGATTCCGACGAAGTGTCGTTTAAAGGCGAACTGCGCACCAGCCTGCTGAATCCTGAAACCGTGGAGTCGGACGACTTTTTGCTGTTTCTGCCGGTAGACCGTGTGTTAGCGGAAGTGCAACTGCCACTGCCGGTTAACGCCGGCGGCCGGTTCAGAGCCAGAGTCGAAGCCTTATCGTTCGGCCCCGACTGCAATGAACTCACAGGCTTCGGCGACTGGCTGAATGCCACTGTAGCCGGCACCCGAGGCCCCATCGACTTTGGTAACTATTCCGCACAGCTACGCTGCGTAGGGAAAGGTATCGGTATTACCGTTAAAGAGCCCAACATGCTGGGTCTCTCTCTGGATGCGATCCTGGAACAGGGTTTTTCAAACTTCTCAATTAAAGGCAAGTTTAAACCCGACCCGTCATTACCTGAAGAAGTGCATCAGGCCGCAGCCATTTTCGGCGCGCCCGGTCCTGACGGGTATACTGAAATTCAGCTTTAA
- a CDS encoding NAD-dependent succinate-semialdehyde dehydrogenase produces the protein MSDKVQTINPATEETVAEYTLMSEADANQAVDNAHEAFLSWKKTSFDERAKLMNNLADQIENNADTILDLMTKEMGKVTEHGKQEIALCASICRYTAENGEKVLEDENRVYDGGSAIITYQPIGVILGIQPWNFPLYQVIRYSAANVMAGNTTVMKHAANVFGMAEFIEKLYLDAGFPENVYQSLLIDGKTASKLIEHDKVRGVTFTGSDNVGKTVAETAAGLSKKTVLELGSNDAFVVLSDADIDTAVEACVQGRIVNNGETCVAAKRFIIVDSVYDDFREKFVAAFKALKVGDPTDPETDLGPMAREDLRDKLHEQVEESVKNGATVTLGGEIPDSTGWFYPVTILENIKPGMPAYDDELFGPVASFIRAKNDADAMRIANDSRYGLGGGIFTTDKEKAIRLAREEFDTGMVNINGYSLAQPNLPFGGVKDSGYGREHGGFGMREFVNEKTIFIAE, from the coding sequence ATGTCTGATAAAGTACAAACGATTAATCCTGCAACAGAAGAAACCGTTGCCGAATATACGCTGATGTCCGAAGCGGACGCGAATCAAGCCGTTGATAATGCCCATGAAGCCTTTCTGTCATGGAAGAAGACCAGTTTCGACGAGCGGGCTAAATTGATGAATAACCTCGCTGATCAGATTGAGAATAACGCGGACACCATTCTTGATTTGATGACCAAAGAAATGGGTAAGGTGACTGAACACGGTAAGCAGGAAATTGCGCTCTGTGCTTCTATTTGTCGCTACACCGCTGAAAACGGCGAAAAGGTGCTGGAAGATGAAAACCGGGTATATGACGGTGGCAGCGCCATTATTACCTATCAGCCGATTGGCGTTATTCTGGGTATTCAGCCCTGGAACTTCCCCCTTTATCAGGTCATCCGTTACAGCGCAGCCAATGTGATGGCGGGCAATACAACGGTGATGAAGCATGCCGCCAATGTGTTTGGCATGGCAGAGTTTATTGAGAAACTGTATCTGGACGCCGGTTTTCCGGAAAATGTGTACCAGTCATTACTGATTGACGGCAAAACTGCCAGCAAGCTCATTGAGCACGATAAGGTGCGCGGCGTGACTTTCACTGGCAGCGATAACGTAGGTAAAACTGTTGCAGAAACCGCAGCCGGTCTGTCGAAAAAAACCGTGCTGGAACTGGGTAGTAACGATGCCTTTGTGGTGTTATCTGATGCTGATATCGATACCGCGGTGGAAGCCTGTGTTCAGGGGCGAATCGTTAATAACGGCGAGACGTGTGTGGCGGCTAAGCGTTTTATCATTGTCGACAGTGTTTATGACGATTTCCGTGAGAAATTCGTCGCTGCATTTAAAGCGTTGAAAGTGGGCGACCCCACCGATCCTGAAACCGATCTTGGCCCAATGGCCCGTGAAGATTTGCGTGACAAGTTGCACGAGCAGGTTGAGGAGTCAGTGAAAAACGGTGCCACGGTCACATTAGGCGGCGAAATCCCTGACTCCACGGGTTGGTTCTATCCCGTCACTATTCTGGAAAATATCAAACCGGGCATGCCAGCGTATGATGATGAACTGTTTGGCCCTGTGGCATCATTTATCCGTGCGAAAAACGATGCGGATGCCATGCGCATTGCCAATGACTCCCGTTACGGCCTGGGCGGCGGTATCTTCACCACGGATAAAGAGAAAGCTATCCGGTTGGCCCGTGAAGAGTTCGATACGGGTATGGTGAACATTAATGGTTATTCACTGGCACAGCCTAACCTGCCATTTGGCGGTGTGAAAGACAGCGGTTACGGCCGTGAACACGGCGGATTCGGTATGCGTGAATTCGTTAACGAAAAAACGATATTCATCGCTGAATAG
- the yjjX gene encoding inosine/xanthosine triphosphatase — translation MTVCIVGSKNPVKLNAARNALSLSLQLPALEAIGVNVPSGVPDQPINTAQTRDGAVNRVKACLAEADERSKAQDWFIAIEGGVDMFDDGPATFAFVAIYHQGIWSVGRSANLPLPPSVFTALEAGEELGPLMDKLFDTDNIKQKGGAIGLLTNHLATRQSVYELAITLAMAKFNYPDLFSA, via the coding sequence ATGACGGTTTGCATTGTGGGTTCGAAAAATCCGGTAAAACTGAATGCAGCCCGTAATGCGTTGAGTTTATCCCTGCAATTGCCTGCCCTTGAAGCTATTGGCGTGAATGTGCCAAGTGGTGTGCCGGACCAGCCCATAAATACTGCGCAAACCCGCGACGGTGCTGTAAACAGGGTCAAAGCCTGTCTCGCTGAAGCGGACGAGCGGTCAAAAGCGCAGGACTGGTTCATCGCCATTGAAGGCGGTGTCGATATGTTTGACGACGGCCCGGCCACGTTTGCTTTTGTTGCCATTTATCATCAGGGCATCTGGTCTGTGGGACGCAGTGCAAACCTGCCTTTGCCTCCGTCAGTCTTCACTGCACTAGAGGCCGGTGAAGAATTGGGCCCGTTGATGGATAAGCTGTTTGATACGGACAACATTAAACAGAAAGGCGGGGCAATCGGTCTGCTCACCAACCACCTCGCCACCCGCCAGAGTGTTTACGAACTTGCTATCACACTGGCCATGGCGAAGTTCAATTACCCAGATTTGTTTTCTGCGTAA
- the yrfG gene encoding GMP/IMP nucleotidase, producing MPFLPWSEIDTVLLDMDGTLLDLHFDNHFWIEHLPKKIAERSGKPVEECKATMMAHYQRVMGQIQWYCLDYWAEQLNMDIMAAKREVEHLISMRDDTLPFLDALHETGRNVVLVTNAHPDSLSLKVEHTRLDAHIDTLISTHEFGVTKESQNLWKQLQARLQFDPARTLFVDDSITILQAAKKFGISHLLAVSNPDSQQPVRDIEAFPAVTDYRTLLDEIRQFPVEK from the coding sequence TTGCCATTTCTACCCTGGAGTGAAATCGACACAGTTCTGCTCGACATGGACGGAACCTTACTGGATTTACACTTCGATAATCACTTTTGGATCGAACATTTACCAAAGAAAATCGCTGAACGGAGCGGAAAGCCCGTTGAAGAGTGCAAAGCCACAATGATGGCGCATTATCAGCGTGTCATGGGGCAGATCCAATGGTATTGTCTGGATTACTGGGCTGAGCAGTTAAACATGGACATTATGGCTGCCAAACGGGAAGTTGAGCACTTAATTTCCATGCGCGATGATACACTGCCTTTCCTTGATGCCCTTCATGAAACCGGCCGGAATGTGGTGCTGGTAACCAATGCTCATCCGGACAGTCTTTCATTGAAGGTGGAACATACGCGGCTGGATGCTCACATTGATACGTTGATCAGTACCCATGAGTTTGGTGTGACGAAGGAGTCTCAGAATTTATGGAAGCAGCTTCAGGCCAGATTACAGTTTGATCCCGCCCGCACATTATTTGTCGATGACAGCATCACTATTTTGCAGGCGGCGAAAAAGTTCGGGATCAGCCACCTGCTGGCCGTGAGTAATCCCGACAGTCAGCAACCTGTTCGTGACATTGAAGCATTCCCAGCCGTAACCGATTACCGCACCTTGCTGGACGAAATTCGCCAGTTTCCGGTGGAGAAATAA
- the nudE gene encoding ADP compounds hydrolase NudE produces MSKIDPAKTLPQIKHREIVARSRLFKVERLDLTFSNGAERQFERMAGSGRGAVMIVPMLDDNTMVLIREYAAGTHTYELGFPKGLIDPGETPVEAANRELQEEAGYAARDLNVIHTVSMAPTFFNAEMTIVLARDLYPQTLEGDEPEPLEVVNWPLSQADELLGREDFKEARCVAALFLAQKWLKEQ; encoded by the coding sequence ATGAGTAAAATCGATCCCGCCAAAACATTGCCGCAAATCAAACACCGGGAAATTGTTGCCCGCAGTCGTTTATTTAAAGTCGAAAGGCTGGATCTTACTTTCTCAAACGGTGCCGAGCGTCAGTTCGAGCGCATGGCTGGTAGCGGCCGTGGCGCTGTGATGATTGTGCCGATGTTAGATGACAATACTATGGTGCTTATCCGCGAATATGCTGCGGGCACACATACCTACGAGCTGGGTTTTCCGAAGGGTCTTATTGATCCGGGTGAAACCCCCGTTGAGGCAGCAAACCGTGAGCTCCAGGAAGAAGCAGGTTACGCCGCCCGCGACCTGAACGTAATTCATACCGTCAGCATGGCCCCTACATTTTTCAATGCAGAAATGACCATTGTTCTCGCCAGGGATTTATATCCGCAAACACTTGAAGGTGATGAACCGGAGCCGCTGGAGGTGGTCAACTGGCCTCTCAGCCAGGCAGATGAACTTCTCGGCCGGGAAGATTTCAAAGAAGCCCGCTGCGTCGCCGCCTTGTTCTTAGCTC